AGCGACCGGATCTTCGTGATGCACGCCGGACGCCTGGTTCACGAGACCACGCCGGGCGAAACCGACGAGCGCACACTCGGCCTCTTCATGTGCGGCCGTGAACGGAGCCGCGATTGAGCTCACCGCCGCCGCACGAACAGCGCGACGAACGAGTGACGCGCGGAACCCGCGGGTTCGGCTCCAGCCCGCGCGCCAGCTCCCAGCCGGAGGCGAGGGCGGCCGCGCGGCTTCGCACCCGGCTCGAACTCGCGGCGACGCTCGGGGCACTGCTGATCGCGTTTGCGATCGGAGGCGTCTTCATCGCGCTGATCGGCGAGAACCCGTTCGAGATCTACGGCCTGATGCTGCGAGAAACCCTCGGCACCGGATACGGCATCGGTCAGACACTGTTCAAGGCCACACCACTCATCTTCACAGGACTCGCGGTGGCGTTCGGGTTCCGCGCCGGGCTGTTCAACATCGGAGCCGAGGGGCAGCTCTACCTGGGCGCATTCGCCGCCGCACTGGTCGGAGTCGCGTGGAAGGACGGGCCGTTTCCGCTCCTGCTGGTGCTGTGCCTGGCGGCGGCGGCCGGTGCGGGCGCGTTATGGGGCGCCATCCCCGGATGGCTCAAGGCGCGTTTCGGCGCTCATGAAGTCATCAATACGATCATGCTGAATTTCATCGCGTTCGCGCTCGTCTCCTACCTCGGCCACGGACACTTCGTGCCCGCCACCGTCCACACCGCCGAGATCGGTGCAGGCGCCCACATTCCGCGCCTCTCGGCGCTGCTGCCGGCGCTCAAGGGCTCACCCGCGAACTTCACGCTCGCACTCGGTGTCGTGCTCGCGGTGTGGGTCGGATTCGTGCTGTTCCGCACCCGGCGCGGATTCGAGTGGCGCACCCTCGGCTTGAGTCCGGGTGCCGCCGAGTACGGAGGCGTCGCGGTCGGGCGCGCGCAGGTCGGAGCGCTCGCACTGTCGGGAGCGAT
The Candidatus Eisenbacteria bacterium genome window above contains:
- a CDS encoding ABC transporter permease: MLRETLGTGYGIGQTLFKATPLIFTGLAVAFGFRAGLFNIGAEGQLYLGAFAAALVGVAWKDGPFPLLLVLCLAAAAGAGALWGAIPGWLKARFGAHEVINTIMLNFIAFALVSYLGHGHFVPATVHTAEIGAGAHIPRLSALLPALKGSPANFTLALGVVLAVWVGFVLFRTRRGFEWRTLGLSPGAAEYGGVAVGRAQVGALALSGAIAGLGGANFVLGYKHFFELGFSGGVGFLGIAVALLGRNHPLGVVLAALVFGVLGHGGLAINARVPRELVNILEALVILSAIGIAAVAERRLRKFA